In the Physeter macrocephalus isolate SW-GA unplaced genomic scaffold, ASM283717v5 random_202, whole genome shotgun sequence genome, one interval contains:
- the TRAPPC3 gene encoding trafficking protein particle complex subunit 3 isoform X1: MSRQANRGTESKKMSSELFTLTYGALVTQLCKDYENDEDVNKQLDKMGYNIGVRLIEDFLARSNVGRCHDFRETADVIAKVAFKMYLGITPSITNWSPAGDEFSLILENNPLVDFVELPDNHSSLIYSNLLCGVLRGALEMVQMAVEAKFVQDTLKGDGVTEIRMRFIRRIEDNLPAGEE; the protein is encoded by the exons AGCTCTGAGCTCTTCACCCTGACCTATGGGGCTCTAGTCACCCAGCTGTGCAAGGACTATGAAAATGATGAAGATGTGAATAAACAGCTGGACAAAAT GGGCTATAACATTGGAGTCCGACTGATTGAAGATTTCTTGGCACGGTCAAATGTCGGGAGGTGCCATGACTTTCGGGAAACTGCAGATGTCATTGCCAAG GTGGCATTCAAGATGTACTTGGGCATCACTCCAAGCATCACCAATTGGAGCCCAGCTGGTGACGAATTCTCcctcattttggaaaataatccCTTGGTGGACTTCGTGGAACTTCCTGATAACCACTCATCCCTTATTTATTCCAATCTCTTGTGTGGGGTGTTGCGAGGAGCCTTGGAGATG gtccagatggctgTGGAGGCCAAATTTGTCCAGGACACCCTGAAAGGAGACGGTGTGACAGAAATCCGGATGAGGTTCATCAGGCGGATTGAGGACAACCTCCCAGCTGGAGAGGAATGA
- the TRAPPC3 gene encoding trafficking protein particle complex subunit 3 isoform X3, with translation MGYNIGVRLIEDFLARSNVGRCHDFRETADVIAKVAFKMYLGITPSITNWSPAGDEFSLILENNPLVDFVELPDNHSSLIYSNLLCGVLRGALEMVQMAVEAKFVQDTLKGDGVTEIRMRFIRRIEDNLPAGEE, from the exons AT GGGCTATAACATTGGAGTCCGACTGATTGAAGATTTCTTGGCACGGTCAAATGTCGGGAGGTGCCATGACTTTCGGGAAACTGCAGATGTCATTGCCAAG GTGGCATTCAAGATGTACTTGGGCATCACTCCAAGCATCACCAATTGGAGCCCAGCTGGTGACGAATTCTCcctcattttggaaaataatccCTTGGTGGACTTCGTGGAACTTCCTGATAACCACTCATCCCTTATTTATTCCAATCTCTTGTGTGGGGTGTTGCGAGGAGCCTTGGAGATG gtccagatggctgTGGAGGCCAAATTTGTCCAGGACACCCTGAAAGGAGACGGTGTGACAGAAATCCGGATGAGGTTCATCAGGCGGATTGAGGACAACCTCCCAGCTGGAGAGGAATGA